A single region of the Gracilinanus agilis isolate LMUSP501 unplaced genomic scaffold, AgileGrace unplaced_scaffold35177, whole genome shotgun sequence genome encodes:
- the LOC123254902 gene encoding olfactory receptor 10Q1-like translates to CAAQMFLFCALGGIDCFLLTAMAYDRFVAICHPLHYTLIMTQKRCIQLVLVSLVLAVSLNLQLTTLIFNLPFCGHRLEINHFLCDVPPVLRLACGDTQVHQAVLFVVGIIALTIPFVFISISYIFIANAILRIHSAEGRRRAFSTCSSHLCVVLLQYGCCSLVYMRPRSSTSEDEEWQIALVYTFVTPLLNPVIYTLRNKDVKDALKKSMSCKVLSEAP, encoded by the coding sequence TGTGCAGCCCAGATGTTCCTGTTTTGCGCCCTTGGTGGTATTGACTGTTTTTTATTGACTGCCATGGCATATGACCGCTTTGTGGCCATCTGCCATCCCTTGCACTATACTCTCATCATGACCCAGAAGCGATGTATCCAGCTTGTGCTTGTTTCTCTGGTTCTGGCTGTCTCCCTTAATCTACAACTCACAACACTGATTTTCAACCTCCCTTTCTGTGGGCACCGCCTAGAGATCAATCATTTCTTGTGTGATGTCCCCCCTGTCCTACGCCTGGCCTGTGGTGACACCCAAGTGCATCAAGCTGTCCTATTTGTTGTGGGTATCATTGCACTGACCATACCCTTTGTGTTCATCTCCATTTCCTATATCTTTATTGCCAATGCCATTCTACGCATCCACTCAGCAGAGGGGCGTCGGCGTGCCTTTTCCACATGCTCATCCCATCTCTGTGTGGTCCTTTTGCAATATGGTTGTTGCAGCCTGGTCTATATGCGTCCTAGGTCCAGCACCTCAGAGGATGAGGAGTGGCAGATTGCCTTGGTTTACACCTTTGTTACACCTCTCCTCAACCCTGTCATTTACACTCTACGGAATAAGGATGTCAAAGATGCACTGAAAAAATCCATGAGCTGCAAAGTACTCTCTGAAGCTCCATGA